The proteins below are encoded in one region of Virgibacillus dokdonensis:
- a CDS encoding IS256 family transposase, producing the protein MNHLTTDLIEALAKKQDIEEVFRRHLEEAINQLLKHELTVFLDYEPYERKGVHSGNSRNGFYDRTFKTEYGELQLRIPRDRNGEFQQQTVAPYKRSNDTLEQFVIHLYEKGITTDEIAHLIERMYGHHYTKQTVSNLTKLVAEDVQAFHERKLENRYACIYLDATQIPIRRNTVEKESVYIAIGITEDGIKEVLDFTIAPTESAHVWEELMQELYQRGVADVLLFISDGLTGMTDAIHRVYPKAKHQVCCVHVARNIAKKVRVKDRAEILSDFKTVYHAIDKKEALQALEQFQSKWEKTYPRVIDAVVKNEQLLTFYEFPASIRRSIYSTNLIEAFNKEIKRYVKRKEQFPNKEALERFLVTRFLEYNHKFSMRCHRGFDQAKSELVALFESLENGT; encoded by the coding sequence ATGAACCATCTTACTACAGATTTAATTGAAGCACTAGCAAAAAAACAAGATATTGAAGAAGTTTTTCGCCGTCATCTAGAAGAAGCTATTAACCAATTACTAAAGCATGAATTAACTGTATTTCTGGATTACGAACCGTATGAACGCAAGGGAGTTCATTCAGGTAACTCTCGTAATGGGTTTTATGACCGTACTTTTAAGACGGAGTACGGTGAGCTACAACTTCGTATACCAAGGGATAGGAACGGAGAATTTCAACAACAAACAGTGGCTCCATATAAGCGTTCTAATGACACGCTGGAACAGTTTGTTATTCACCTTTATGAAAAGGGAATCACAACAGATGAAATCGCACATCTAATCGAACGAATGTACGGACATCATTACACCAAACAGACCGTATCTAACTTAACAAAATTGGTAGCAGAAGATGTACAAGCATTTCATGAACGTAAATTAGAAAACCGTTACGCATGCATTTACTTAGATGCTACTCAAATCCCTATCCGTCGTAACACGGTAGAGAAAGAGTCTGTATATATTGCAATTGGGATCACGGAAGACGGCATAAAAGAAGTATTAGACTTTACTATTGCACCAACAGAATCCGCACACGTATGGGAAGAATTGATGCAGGAACTATATCAGCGTGGTGTTGCAGACGTTCTGCTCTTCATCTCAGACGGTCTAACTGGCATGACAGATGCTATTCACCGTGTCTATCCTAAAGCAAAGCATCAGGTGTGCTGTGTCCATGTTGCCCGCAATATTGCTAAGAAGGTTCGTGTCAAAGACCGTGCAGAGATACTTAGTGACTTTAAAACGGTTTATCATGCCATAGACAAAAAAGAAGCCCTACAAGCGTTAGAACAGTTTCAAAGCAAATGGGAAAAGACATATCCACGTGTCATTGACGCAGTTGTAAAAAATGAACAATTATTAACATTTTATGAGTTCCCTGCCTCTATTCGACGGAGTATCTATTCGACAAATTTAATTGAAGCCTTCAATAAAGAAATAAAGAGATACGTCAAACGAAAAGAGCAGTTTCCAAACAAGGAGGCTTTAGAACGTTTTCTTGTCACGCGATTTCTAGAGTATAATCATAAATTCAGCATGCGCTGCCATCGAGGCTTTGATCAGGCAAAATCTGAATTAGTTGCCTTGTTCGAATCTCTGGAAAATGGGACTTAG
- a CDS encoding DUF3427 domain-containing protein, which translates to MENFLRNLEDSLYKGFIDRNYGKIDTYKPKLLVNNTQKNEDVLSSIIEEMNSCHSFIFSVAFITESGLATLKSHLLDMKRKGIHGRILTSTFLNFNQPKIFKELMKITNVEVRLTDKEGFHSKGYIFEHDKYFSLIVGSSNLTAQALKVNYEWNVKLTSYLDGEIINHFKNQFEDVWNSATPLTNEWIKSYEEVYTPVAYQAAGKVVELPVDYEDNPLKTATNIKPNKMQTAALAEIKRVRDEGHDKGLVISATGTGKTYLAAFDVRRVAPKRMLFVVHREQILHKAKSDFQRVMGGLSKDFGILSGSHKQMDAKYLFTTIQTISKPETLKQFDCQEFDYILIDEVHKAGADSYLKVLDYFQPAFLLGMTATPERTDDFNIYELFDYNIAYEIRLQEALEEDMLCPFHYFGVTDLEYNGEVIDDTAILSKLVTDERVEHILDKLHYYGHSGSSVKGLMFCSRKEEAAKLSDALNQRGFRTVALTGDHSQEERMYQVNRLENGSLDYIITVDIFNEGIDIPSVNQVVMLRQTQSSIIFIQQLGRGLRKHQSKEFVTVIDFIGNYKNNYLIPIALSGDRSQNKDNIRRKATESSYIKGVSTVNFEEIAKKQIFKSINASNLTAMKVFKEAFAELKNRIGRTPFLFDFIINHSLDPVVIARKFKNHYAFLLKMKENISTISAYENAVVTMLSLEVLDGKRKHELILLKLLLEQGTVSLKDFEKELKGAGCIVDNQTRESVERVFDLSFFTQTDQKKYGSKPIIELNNGCTYSFNDDINQSLQTNSVFKDLVKDVVKSGLERNKKYNPGEPFTRYEKYTRRDACKLLNWKNDESATVYGYKPKYDTCPIFVTYHKNHAVEANVNYGDEFISPKVLKWYTRNKRTLASKEVKKILHAEETNMDMHLFIKKDDDEGRGFYYVGRTLPDKETVKQDTMIDKNGKQIPVVHMDMILDKAMDHKLYRYIIHGDT; encoded by the coding sequence ATGGAAAACTTTCTTAGAAATTTAGAAGATTCCTTGTATAAGGGATTCATAGATCGAAATTATGGAAAAATAGATACATATAAACCAAAGTTATTAGTGAATAATACACAGAAAAATGAAGATGTATTGTCCTCCATAATCGAGGAGATGAACAGTTGTCATTCATTTATTTTCTCCGTTGCTTTTATTACGGAAAGTGGCTTGGCAACGCTAAAATCTCATCTTTTAGATATGAAAAGAAAAGGAATTCACGGTCGAATTTTAACATCTACATTTTTGAATTTTAATCAACCGAAAATTTTTAAGGAATTAATGAAAATAACGAACGTAGAAGTAAGATTAACCGATAAAGAAGGATTTCATTCTAAGGGTTATATATTTGAGCATGATAAGTATTTCTCTTTGATTGTTGGAAGTTCAAATCTTACTGCTCAAGCGTTGAAGGTGAATTATGAGTGGAATGTTAAGCTTACATCTTATTTAGATGGAGAAATAATTAATCACTTTAAAAATCAATTTGAGGATGTTTGGAATAGTGCAACTCCTTTAACCAATGAATGGATTAAATCTTATGAAGAGGTATATACACCTGTTGCATATCAAGCTGCTGGTAAAGTAGTAGAACTTCCCGTAGATTATGAGGATAATCCTTTAAAAACCGCGACAAATATAAAACCGAATAAAATGCAGACCGCGGCATTGGCAGAAATAAAACGGGTAAGAGATGAAGGACATGATAAAGGGCTTGTCATATCAGCAACAGGAACAGGGAAAACTTACCTGGCTGCGTTCGATGTACGTCGTGTTGCCCCAAAACGAATGTTATTTGTCGTACATAGAGAGCAAATTTTACATAAAGCTAAATCAGATTTTCAACGAGTGATGGGAGGTCTTAGCAAGGACTTTGGAATTCTGTCTGGCTCGCATAAACAAATGGATGCAAAGTATTTATTCACAACGATACAAACGATTTCTAAACCGGAAACCTTGAAGCAATTTGATTGTCAGGAGTTTGATTATATTTTAATTGATGAGGTTCATAAAGCAGGTGCGGATTCTTATTTAAAAGTATTGGATTATTTTCAACCTGCATTCTTATTGGGGATGACAGCAACACCTGAGCGTACGGATGACTTTAACATATATGAGTTGTTTGATTATAATATTGCCTATGAGATTCGGTTGCAAGAAGCATTAGAAGAAGATATGCTTTGCCCGTTTCATTATTTTGGTGTTACAGATTTGGAGTACAATGGAGAGGTAATTGACGATACAGCAATTCTATCAAAACTCGTCACAGATGAAAGGGTAGAACATATTCTTGATAAGCTACACTACTATGGGCACTCAGGTAGTTCAGTAAAAGGGTTGATGTTCTGTAGTCGAAAAGAGGAAGCCGCAAAATTATCAGATGCTCTAAATCAAAGAGGTTTCCGAACTGTTGCTTTAACGGGAGATCACTCGCAGGAAGAACGCATGTATCAAGTGAATCGCCTCGAAAATGGTTCTTTGGATTACATTATAACAGTTGATATTTTTAATGAAGGTATTGATATTCCGAGTGTTAATCAAGTTGTCATGTTAAGGCAAACACAATCAAGTATTATTTTCATACAGCAATTAGGGCGTGGCCTTCGCAAGCATCAATCTAAGGAGTTTGTGACTGTCATTGATTTCATTGGTAACTATAAAAATAATTACCTGATACCAATAGCTCTTTCAGGAGATAGGTCGCAAAATAAGGATAATATACGTAGGAAAGCAACAGAATCAAGTTATATTAAGGGCGTTTCAACGGTTAACTTTGAAGAGATTGCTAAGAAACAGATATTTAAGTCCATTAATGCTAGCAATTTAACAGCAATGAAAGTATTCAAAGAAGCATTCGCGGAACTGAAAAACCGAATTGGTAGAACGCCATTTTTATTTGATTTTATTATAAATCATTCCCTCGATCCTGTAGTCATTGCAAGGAAATTTAAAAATCATTATGCGTTTTTGTTAAAAATGAAAGAAAATATTTCTACTATAAGTGCATATGAAAACGCTGTTGTAACTATGTTATCTCTGGAAGTGTTAGATGGGAAACGAAAGCATGAGCTTATATTGCTTAAGCTGTTATTAGAGCAAGGGACTGTTTCTCTCAAGGATTTTGAGAAGGAATTAAAAGGAGCCGGTTGTATAGTTGATAATCAGACTAGAGAGTCTGTGGAACGCGTTTTTGATTTATCCTTTTTTACGCAAACAGATCAAAAGAAGTATGGAAGCAAACCGATTATTGAGCTTAACAACGGCTGCACTTATTCATTTAATGATGATATAAACCAAAGTTTACAGACTAACTCTGTATTTAAAGATTTAGTCAAAGATGTGGTTAAGAGTGGTTTAGAACGAAATAAAAAATATAATCCAGGCGAACCTTTTACCAGGTATGAAAAATATACGAGAAGAGATGCATGTAAGTTACTGAATTGGAAGAATGATGAGAGTGCAACGGTTTATGGGTATAAACCAAAGTACGACACATGTCCCATTTTCGTGACATATCACAAAAATCATGCAGTAGAAGCCAACGTTAATTATGGGGATGAATTTATAAGTCCAAAGGTATTGAAGTGGTATACTCGTAACAAAAGAACCTTGGCATCAAAAGAAGTGAAAAAGATTCTCCATGCAGAAGAAACAAATATGGATATGCACCTGTTTATTAAAAAAGATGATGATGAGGGTAGGGGCTTTTACTACGTAGGTAGAACACTCCCTGACAAAGAGACTGTTAAGCAGGACACCATGATAGATAAAAATGGAAAACAAATTCCGGTTGTCCATATGGATATGATTTTAGATAAAGCTATGGACCATAAGCTGTATCGTTATATCATACATGGGGATACATAG